In one window of Methanoculleus chikugoensis DNA:
- a CDS encoding DUF2206 domain-containing protein, protein MQIRNPITLNDWRIRSYFIAILVFQLGLLVIQLLGSTNSHILVLQAILGFAFFSFIPGIIVLRIMRVHYLSTIETLLYAVGLSIAILMFTGLLMSVLYPLVGISRPLSSGSILMTINVTTSILLLLSLVRDKEPVESGYIDTEMVLSRPALLLYLVPLLTIIGTYFVNQYHSNGILMLVIAFIAVIPILVGFDRVIPEALYPLAILSISVSLLLHTSLISLYLWGYDIHYETFLANLVMDNAFWDSTSPGNVNAMLSVVLMAPIYSYITGLDLTWVFKLVYPLTFALVPLGLYHVFRRQVEAKSAFLACFFFVSFIIFYAEMASLARQEIAELFLVLLIMLMVARNIPRTTNFTLFVVFGASLAISHYGTSYIYLLALIAVWLYMTLSSIAATRGDTMLNRSRTAVGERSSGGGSLSRKDDGRTITLAHVLFFTGFTLGWYMLVAGGTSFDTIVSIIDHIGNTIFVDLLNPEATEGLDLLISTPQSPLHTVAKGLHLITLALIVVGFIAICFRRTNTNFSREYVAFSFIALLFGVAGVLVPNFSSTLNTSRLYQIVLIFLAPLCVIGGISILAAPGTYISKLRSGWLTGRTPLVLISVLFSLLFLFSTGWIYECANDQPSSIALSQDSIKKYGGDTPKNVFYGTFIPEHDVFGARWLGEYMRDGSIVYADRTRKDNVLTSYGNLARNPPFLPKTDFKPVWGAYTYLGTYNVVERSASGPEEYYDHWSIEEIYPAIYRNNKVYSNGQSGIYRNE, encoded by the coding sequence ATGCAGATCCGAAACCCCATTACGCTAAACGACTGGAGGATCCGGAGTTATTTCATTGCGATCCTGGTGTTCCAGCTGGGGCTGCTGGTTATACAACTCCTCGGGAGTACGAACTCGCATATCCTGGTTCTGCAGGCGATCCTGGGATTTGCTTTTTTCTCATTTATTCCGGGCATAATCGTCCTCAGAATCATGAGGGTGCATTATCTAAGCACCATCGAGACGCTTCTCTATGCAGTTGGATTGAGTATAGCAATCCTCATGTTCACCGGATTGCTCATGAGCGTGCTTTATCCCCTCGTTGGGATCTCCCGGCCGCTGTCATCCGGTTCAATCCTGATGACGATCAACGTCACGACATCGATCCTGCTCTTGCTCAGCCTCGTCCGAGATAAAGAACCCGTCGAATCGGGCTATATCGATACGGAGATGGTTCTCTCGAGACCTGCGCTTCTCCTGTACCTGGTGCCGCTGCTGACAATTATCGGGACCTATTTTGTAAACCAGTATCACAGCAACGGAATTCTCATGCTGGTGATCGCGTTCATCGCGGTTATCCCTATACTGGTTGGATTTGATCGGGTGATCCCGGAAGCACTGTATCCTCTGGCGATCTTATCCATCTCCGTCTCGCTGTTGCTTCACACATCGCTCATATCCCTGTATCTCTGGGGCTACGATATCCACTATGAGACGTTCCTTGCAAACCTCGTCATGGACAACGCATTCTGGGACTCCACAAGTCCCGGAAACGTGAACGCAATGCTCTCCGTCGTCCTGATGGCTCCGATCTACTCGTATATCACGGGACTGGACCTGACATGGGTGTTCAAATTAGTCTATCCGCTTACGTTCGCCCTTGTGCCCCTGGGACTGTATCATGTTTTCCGAAGGCAGGTGGAGGCAAAGAGCGCTTTCCTTGCATGCTTCTTCTTCGTCTCGTTCATCATATTTTACGCGGAAATGGCCTCTCTGGCGCGTCAGGAGATTGCAGAACTCTTTCTCGTCCTGCTCATCATGCTCATGGTCGCGAGGAATATACCCAGAACAACGAATTTCACGTTATTTGTTGTATTCGGTGCCTCTCTGGCTATCTCGCATTACGGAACATCGTATATCTACCTGCTCGCCCTCATCGCGGTCTGGCTCTACATGACGCTCTCCTCGATCGCCGCAACCCGCGGCGATACTATGCTCAACCGTTCGCGAACAGCAGTGGGGGAGAGATCATCAGGCGGAGGCTCCTTGAGCCGGAAAGACGATGGAAGGACGATAACGCTCGCCCACGTCCTTTTCTTTACCGGATTCACGCTCGGGTGGTATATGCTCGTCGCGGGAGGGACATCCTTCGATACAATCGTATCGATCATCGATCACATCGGCAATACGATCTTTGTGGACCTGCTGAACCCCGAGGCAACCGAAGGACTGGATCTTCTCATCAGTACTCCTCAATCGCCCCTGCATACTGTCGCCAAGGGCCTCCACCTCATAACTCTGGCACTCATCGTCGTCGGGTTCATCGCCATCTGTTTCCGGCGCACCAACACCAACTTTTCACGGGAATACGTTGCGTTTTCTTTTATTGCGCTCCTTTTCGGAGTTGCGGGCGTCCTCGTACCGAACTTTTCCAGCACACTCAACACCTCGAGACTGTACCAGATTGTGCTCATCTTCCTTGCCCCGCTCTGCGTTATCGGCGGCATCAGCATACTTGCGGCACCGGGAACATACATCAGTAAACTCCGGAGCGGATGGCTCACGGGACGGACGCCGCTGGTACTGATCTCGGTTCTCTTCTCACTGCTGTTCCTCTTCAGTACAGGCTGGATCTACGAGTGCGCCAACGATCAGCCGTCATCCATCGCGCTAAGCCAGGATTCGATCAAGAAATACGGGGGCGATACACCGAAAAATGTCTTCTATGGAACGTTCATACCGGAGCACGACGTTTTTGGTGCCCGCTGGCTGGGTGAGTACATGAGGGACGGTTCGATCGTCTATGCGGATAGAACACGGAAAGACAATGTACTGACTTCCTACGGCAACCTCGCGAGGAACCCCCCCTTTTTGCCCAAAACAGACTTCAAACCGGTTTGGGGCGCATATACCTATCTGGGCACATATAACGTCGTCGAGCGCTCTGCAAGCGGTCCTGAGGAGTATTATGATCACTGGAGCATCGAAGAGATATATCCCGCGATCTACCGCAACAACAAGGTGTATTCAAACGGTCAGAGCGGGATCTATCGGAACGAGTGA
- a CDS encoding oligosaccharide flippase family protein, with protein MHAFPKSPIELKTYLVDPLYRNTFFIIITSISSAGFGFIFWMLAARFYPQEDVGVATALISSMGMLILLSKLGFDQSIIRFFPTRDKSRVLGTAITVTTLFGLVLGVLFIATVDIWSPGLHQVKDYALLYIAFLIANSVTAFIGAAFVALRKSEFYFLQSLLFGSRLLILIPLVFLGALGIFSSLGLSFIIALIVSVFLLYRSGIHLSGLDQEFLLDSFRFSAGNYISGLLIAAPSTILPILVLNILGAEQAAQYFIAYAIVMFLFLIPTSFTTSLFVEGSHGEALKRNVLKSLAGIFALLVPAVVGLFVFGEYILGLIGPDYVAGLELVKVLAISSFFFSFSEVFIAIKKVQYGLKSLIVISAIIFILLLGSSYALMLQFGILGVGYAWILTYASIGIVVVLSMARRYVL; from the coding sequence ATGCACGCGTTCCCAAAAAGCCCCATTGAGCTGAAGACCTATCTTGTAGACCCGCTGTACAGGAACACGTTCTTCATCATCATCACATCAATCTCAAGTGCAGGCTTTGGTTTCATCTTCTGGATGCTTGCAGCACGGTTCTACCCGCAAGAAGACGTAGGAGTTGCAACGGCCCTTATCTCATCCATGGGGATGCTGATCCTCTTATCGAAGCTCGGGTTCGATCAATCGATCATACGGTTTTTTCCGACGCGGGATAAATCCAGAGTCCTCGGGACGGCAATAACCGTCACGACACTATTCGGGCTTGTCCTGGGAGTTCTGTTCATAGCTACGGTGGATATCTGGTCGCCCGGGCTGCACCAGGTCAAGGACTATGCGCTCCTCTACATCGCTTTTCTGATAGCCAACTCCGTAACGGCCTTCATCGGTGCAGCGTTCGTTGCACTGCGGAAATCCGAGTTCTACTTCCTTCAGAGCCTCCTTTTCGGTTCAAGGCTCCTTATTCTCATTCCCCTGGTTTTTCTCGGAGCACTTGGAATCTTCAGTTCGCTGGGTCTCTCGTTCATCATCGCCCTCATAGTTTCGGTCTTCCTGCTCTACAGGTCGGGGATTCATCTATCCGGCCTTGATCAGGAATTTTTGCTCGATTCGTTTCGCTTCTCTGCAGGAAACTACATTTCCGGATTGCTCATTGCGGCCCCGAGCACGATCCTCCCGATCCTTGTGTTGAACATTCTCGGTGCAGAACAAGCCGCTCAGTACTTCATTGCGTATGCGATTGTCATGTTCTTATTCCTCATACCCACGTCATTTACGACATCGCTCTTTGTCGAGGGGAGCCACGGCGAAGCACTGAAGAGAAACGTGCTGAAATCGCTCGCCGGAATTTTTGCGCTGCTCGTTCCGGCGGTTGTGGGCCTCTTCGTATTTGGAGAGTATATCCTCGGTTTGATCGGTCCGGATTATGTAGCAGGGCTCGAACTAGTCAAGGTTCTGGCGATTTCAAGTTTTTTCTTCTCGTTTTCAGAAGTATTTATTGCAATCAAGAAAGTCCAGTACGGGCTGAAGAGCCTGATCGTCATCAGCGCCATCATTTTCATCCTGCTTCTGGGATCCAGTTATGCCTTGATGCTGCAGTTCGGGATCCTCGGTGTGGGGTATGCATGGATCCTGACATACGCATCGATCGGCATCGTTGTCGTGCTGTCCATGGCCAGGCGGTACGTTCTGTGA
- a CDS encoding CARDB domain-containing protein: MVPFVGALEPSTATITVAASDSTSTAKAQADYVCDGSNDQAEIQNAINALPASGGTVQLTEGTFNCAGSILPKAHTTLSGQGDDKTFIRFTNDGILRVDAEYVTLENFHVKGTGYSASRDFGVVYIRAGHNAVRDVTGTADRTIQGLFYVRSVGLGNKNIEDIEFTRVVADSPGTYGFLHSSWGTNYKVHKNVRYTDCKAIDCGRYSAYNPWVTGFDFAELNDIENLRVTRCVAEGTLESGFHFEYGPTKKDIVLTDCISRNNGQKPFPKTYSLGGEDYFGSGYYAPKGSYTFNNCTAEGNSAYGFFFSYPDGVYLYDCTDFETGRGKTDYSAVKPTSFFIVQSQLTNANPSIVMENCASINSHGRGLYATLVDYVQIKNFTMTNPRGIDGVGALIGDPALGVGFVSSNLDIHASGNSASKLVTVNSASNSKFTGSIVSDVATPFTVAGGGTNNVVVEGIKTVSNTLPVGSSGITTSSVNSGAVRITDCTVVRPGSTPLPTPTVPTTPAPSGKPDLVVTDIAWTPANPASGDAVTLKATIKNQGDAPTPAGTRHGVLFTFDDGAAGAGVWSDAHTASIAPGSWVTLTANGGSAGATWTAVEGTHTVKATVDDVNRIAESNEANNVRTEQIAVSKAASGSTPTPTPTTPAPSGKPDLVVTDIAWTPANPATGDAVTLKATIKNQGTAPTPAGTKHGVLFTFDDGAAGPGAWSDTHATAIAPGASVTLTANGGSAGATWKAMVGTHTVKATVDDVNRIAESDETNNVMSKAIIVKNLPVPVRGDLNGDGNVDWVDVTIAAEMAQKTTPSDPAADVNGDGTVDWKDVALIADVFFGRTSSL, encoded by the coding sequence ATGGTGCCGTTTGTCGGAGCACTGGAGCCCAGCACGGCCACGATAACCGTGGCTGCAAGTGACAGCACCAGCACAGCGAAGGCACAGGCCGACTACGTCTGTGACGGATCAAACGATCAGGCGGAGATCCAGAACGCCATCAACGCCCTCCCCGCCAGCGGCGGAACCGTCCAGCTGACGGAAGGGACGTTCAATTGCGCCGGAAGCATTCTGCCCAAGGCACATACGACTCTCTCCGGCCAGGGCGATGACAAGACCTTTATTCGGTTCACGAACGACGGGATTCTCCGGGTCGATGCCGAATACGTGACGCTGGAGAACTTCCATGTCAAAGGCACCGGTTACAGCGCATCGCGCGACTTCGGCGTGGTGTACATCCGTGCAGGTCACAACGCTGTCCGGGACGTCACCGGAACTGCCGACCGGACCATCCAGGGGCTCTTCTATGTGCGCTCCGTCGGTCTCGGCAACAAGAACATCGAGGACATCGAGTTCACCCGGGTGGTTGCAGACAGTCCCGGAACCTACGGGTTTCTCCACAGTTCATGGGGCACCAACTACAAGGTGCACAAGAACGTACGGTATACCGACTGCAAGGCAATCGACTGCGGTCGATACAGCGCCTACAACCCCTGGGTTACCGGGTTCGACTTCGCAGAACTCAACGACATCGAGAACCTGCGGGTGACCCGGTGTGTCGCCGAAGGCACGCTTGAGTCCGGGTTCCATTTCGAGTACGGTCCAACCAAGAAGGATATCGTTCTCACCGACTGCATCAGCAGAAACAACGGCCAGAAGCCGTTCCCGAAGACCTACAGCCTGGGCGGCGAGGACTACTTCGGTTCCGGTTACTACGCGCCGAAGGGCTCGTACACGTTCAACAACTGCACCGCGGAAGGGAACAGCGCCTACGGGTTCTTCTTCAGCTACCCTGACGGCGTCTACCTGTACGACTGCACGGACTTCGAGACGGGCCGGGGGAAGACCGACTACTCAGCGGTGAAGCCGACATCGTTCTTCATCGTACAGTCGCAGCTGACAAACGCCAACCCCTCGATCGTCATGGAGAACTGCGCGAGCATCAACTCCCACGGTCGCGGTCTCTACGCAACGCTCGTCGACTACGTCCAGATCAAGAACTTCACGATGACCAACCCAAGAGGCATCGACGGTGTCGGCGCTCTGATAGGAGACCCCGCACTGGGAGTGGGTTTTGTCTCTTCAAACCTCGACATCCATGCCTCAGGGAACAGCGCGTCCAAACTTGTCACGGTGAACAGCGCATCCAATTCAAAATTCACCGGGAGCATTGTATCCGACGTGGCGACGCCGTTCACCGTAGCGGGAGGAGGGACCAACAACGTCGTCGTTGAAGGTATCAAGACGGTTTCGAATACGCTTCCGGTGGGTTCGTCGGGAATCACGACGAGCAGCGTCAACTCGGGAGCGGTCAGGATCACCGACTGTACGGTCGTCAGGCCCGGCAGCACCCCGCTCCCGACCCCGACCGTTCCCACCACGCCGGCTCCCTCCGGGAAGCCGGACCTGGTGGTGACCGACATCGCCTGGACGCCGGCAAACCCCGCCTCCGGGGATGCGGTGACGCTGAAGGCCACGATCAAGAACCAGGGCGACGCCCCCACGCCTGCGGGCACCCGGCACGGCGTCCTCTTCACGTTCGATGACGGTGCCGCCGGTGCAGGGGTCTGGTCCGACGCCCACACGGCATCGATCGCCCCCGGCTCCTGGGTCACCCTGACCGCGAACGGCGGTTCGGCCGGTGCAACCTGGACGGCCGTCGAGGGTACGCACACCGTGAAGGCCACCGTCGACGACGTCAACCGGATTGCTGAGTCGAACGAGGCCAACAACGTTCGCACCGAACAGATCGCGGTCTCGAAGGCCGCGTCGGGGTCCACCCCGACCCCCACCCCCACCACGCCGGCCCCCTCCGGGAAGCCGGACCTGGTGGTGACCGACATCGCCTGGACGCCGGCAAACCCGGCCACGGGGGATGCAGTGACGCTCAAGGCCACGATCAAGAACCAGGGTACCGCCCCCACGCCTGCGGGCACCAAGCACGGCGTCCTCTTCACGTTCGATGACGGTGCTGCAGGCCCCGGCGCCTGGTCGGACACCCACGCCACGGCGATCGCTCCCGGTGCATCGGTCACCCTGACCGCGAACGGCGGCTCGGCCGGTGCAACCTGGAAAGCCATGGTGGGCACGCACACCGTGAAGGCCACCGTCGACGACGTCAACCGGATCGCCGAAAGCGACGAGACGAACAACGTTATGAGCAAGGCGATTATCGTCAAAAACCTGCCGGTTCCCGTCAGGGGCGACCTCAACGGAGACGGCAACGTCGATTGGGTCGACGTGACGATCGCTGCCGAGATGGCGCAGAAAACAACGCCGTCCGACCCGGCTGCCGACGTTAATGGAGACGGCACCGTGGACTGGAAGGATGTTGCCCTGATCGCCGACGTCTTCTTCGGCAGGACCTCTTCTCTCTAA
- a CDS encoding C10 family peptidase has translation MPAIPYPQKRGGRALIAIIIVIAAVCAVLLALHLQPWKPTPSGPPVPAIPTPVVPTVTEPTIIVAASDSSAASKAGADYICDGIDDQYEIQAAIDALPARGGTVQLTEGTFKCSGNILPGSYTTLSGQGDERTTLIFTNNGLIWLKNDSIALEGFRATGSGYSGQSAHRGVIYITASHMWIKDVTATADRSIQAVFYVQSIEGYNRDIEYIAFIGCVADSPGTYGFLHSSQDTEYRVHRYVQYTDCRATDCGRYSRFNNWVTGFDFAELNDIESLRVTRCIAEGNWESGFHLEWAPDKNDVVFTDCISRNNGRKPYPDYYDTSGEYYFGAGYYAPKGSYTFNNCTAEGNSAYGFFFSYPDGVYLYDCTDFETGRGKTDYSQVKPTSFFIVQSLLTHANPSIVMENCESIESFGYGLHIALMDHVQINNFRLTDPAGIDGKGAVVGGSPRGALFMDSSIDIHATGDRVSTLIYAMGNRNVVYSGQIDSNAAHPFVIDGYGTSNVRVQNMQMLPVGSAGIMLTQDVPEGAVTIVKS, from the coding sequence ATGCCGGCGATACCATATCCCCAAAAGAGAGGCGGACGCGCGCTTATTGCCATAATCATCGTGATAGCAGCCGTGTGCGCCGTTTTGCTGGCATTGCATCTTCAGCCGTGGAAACCGACTCCGTCCGGCCCGCCGGTGCCGGCAATACCGACTCCCGTGGTGCCGACGGTGACAGAACCCACTATCATCGTCGCAGCGAGCGACAGCAGTGCGGCATCGAAAGCCGGAGCAGATTATATCTGTGACGGTATCGACGATCAATATGAGATCCAGGCTGCGATCGATGCCCTCCCCGCCCGCGGCGGGACCGTCCAGCTGACGGAAGGAACGTTCAAGTGCTCCGGAAACATTCTGCCCGGATCATATACGACTCTCTCCGGCCAGGGTGATGAACGTACCACCCTTATTTTTACAAATAACGGCCTGATCTGGTTGAAAAATGATTCTATTGCACTGGAAGGGTTCCGGGCAACCGGATCCGGCTACTCCGGGCAATCGGCGCACAGGGGTGTGATCTACATCACTGCAAGCCATATGTGGATCAAAGACGTCACGGCCACGGCTGACAGGTCCATCCAGGCTGTTTTTTACGTGCAGTCCATCGAAGGCTATAACAGGGATATCGAGTACATTGCGTTCATCGGCTGTGTGGCCGATAGTCCCGGAACGTACGGATTTCTCCATAGTTCGCAGGATACCGAGTACAGGGTACACAGATACGTCCAGTATACCGACTGCAGGGCAACCGACTGCGGCCGATATTCCAGATTCAATAACTGGGTCACAGGATTCGATTTTGCGGAACTCAACGACATCGAGAGCCTGCGGGTGACCCGGTGTATCGCCGAAGGCAACTGGGAATCCGGGTTTCACCTCGAATGGGCTCCCGACAAGAACGACGTCGTCTTCACCGACTGCATCAGCAGAAACAACGGCCGGAAACCCTACCCCGACTATTACGACACAAGCGGCGAGTACTACTTCGGTGCCGGCTACTACGCGCCGAAGGGCTCGTACACGTTCAACAACTGCACCGCGGAAGGGAACAGCGCCTACGGATTCTTCTTCAGTTACCCCGACGGTGTCTACCTGTACGACTGCACGGACTTCGAGACGGGCCGGGGGAAGACCGACTACTCGCAGGTGAAACCGACGTCGTTCTTCATCGTGCAGTCGCTATTGACGCACGCCAACCCCTCGATCGTCATGGAGAACTGTGAAAGCATCGAATCTTTCGGATACGGTCTGCACATTGCGCTGATGGATCACGTACAGATCAACAACTTCCGGTTGACCGATCCGGCCGGGATCGACGGCAAGGGCGCCGTGGTGGGGGGTTCGCCGCGAGGAGCGTTATTTATGGATTCCAGCATCGACATCCATGCAACGGGGGATCGAGTCTCCACTCTGATATATGCGATGGGTAACAGGAATGTCGTATACTCCGGGCAGATAGATTCAAACGCGGCGCATCCATTCGTTATCGACGGATATGGGACCAGCAATGTACGGGTACAGAACATGCAGATGTTACCGGTTGGCTCAGCGGGCATAATGTTGACGCAGGATGTACCCGAGGGTGCAGTAACGATCGTAAAGTCGTGA